A window of Apium graveolens cultivar Ventura chromosome 8, ASM990537v1, whole genome shotgun sequence contains these coding sequences:
- the LOC141678308 gene encoding aluminum-activated malate transporter 9-like: protein MNGKKGSNDSTNGSYEINIPSIPKTKLPETMKKPRDVRFSCNSWMLDVWEFCKQDKNRVIFSLKVGLAVLLVSLLILFQAPYQIFGTNIIWSILTVAIMFEYTVGATFNRGFNRALGSVLAGILAIIVAQIALSSGIVAEPYIIGISIFLIGTVTSFMKLWPSLAPYEYGFRVILFTYCLIIISGYRMGSPVITAMDRLYSIAIGAIVAVLVNILVFPIWAGEQLHKELVSSFYTVADSLEECVRKYIEDEGSDDPDFFKSVIDEFPDEPAYKKCRSTLNSSAKLESLATSAKWEPPHGRFRHFFYPWSEYVKVGAVLRYCAYEVMALHGVLHSEIQAPYNLRLTFQKEIQEATSQAAQLVRCLGNDIQDMKKTLKASLLNGVHSSTERLQRAIDMHSYLLASTYDPMKDRSSRILDKLSHVFTPTLSDLTEQLANLESEEELSTTPIAQNTPSESLASQQLDSYHDTMRKQCKRLHSWPSREVDTAFDNEELQGGFESNSIPRMKALESTAALSLATFTSLIIEFVARLDHLVEAVDELSKLAKFKYEIL from the exons ATGAACGGGAAGAAGGGAAGTAATGATAGTACTAATGGTAGTTATGAGATCAATATTCCTTCCATTCCAAAAACTAAGTTGCCGGAGACTATGAAGAAACCAAGAGATGTTCGATTCTCGTGCAATTCTTGGATGTTAGATGTGTGGGAATTTTGCAAACAAGACAAGAATAGAGTAATATTCTCTTTGAAAGTAGGCCTTGCTGTTTTGCTTGTCTCTTTACTCATACTATTCCAAGCACCTTATCAAATTTTTGGCACCAATATCATCTGGTCTATCCTCACTGTTGCCATAATGTTCGAGTATACTGTGG GTGCCACTTTCAATAGAGGTTTCAACCGTGCACTAGGAAGTGTGCTTGCTGGGATTTTAGCAATTATCGTTGCTCAAATAGCCTTAAGCTCTGGTATAGTTGCAGAGCCATATATAATTGGTATCAGCATATTCTTGATCG GGACTGTTACATCATTCATGAAGTTATGGCCATCCCTTGCACCATATGAGTATGGTTTTCGAGTTATTCTCTTTACATACTGCTTGATAATAATTTCTGGATATCGCATGGGAAGTCCAGTAATAACTGCCATGGATAGACTGTACTCAATTGCCATAGGGGCTATTGTAGCAGTTCTAGTTAATATTCTAGTTTTCCCCATATGGGCTGGTGAGCAGCTACACAAGGAACtagtttctagtttttatacAGTGGCCGATTCACTTGAAG AATGTGTTAGGAAGTATATAGAAGATGAAGGAAGTGATGATCCGGACTTTTTCAAGTCTGTGATAGATGAGTTTCCTGATGAACCAGCATACAAGAAATGCAGATCCACACTGAACTCTTCAGCCAAACTTGAATCATTG GCAACATCAGCTAAATGGGAGCCTCCACATGGTCGTTTCAGACACTTTTTCTATCCATGGTCTGAATATGTCAAAGTTGGTGCAGTTTTGAGATATTGTGCATACGAGGTTATGGCACTTCATGGTGTTCTTCACTCCGAAATTCAG GCTCCTTATAATTTGAGATTGACATTCCAAAAAGAGATCCAAGAAGCAACAAGTCAAGCAGCACAGCTAGTTAGATGTTTAGGAAATGATATACAAGACATGAAAAAAACTCTCAAGGCTTCTCTGCTTAATGGTGTTCACTCTTCAACAGAACGTCTCCAACGTGCCATTGACATGCACTCCTATCTATTAGCATCTACATATGATCCAATGAAAGATAGATCATCCAGGATACTTGACAAGCTCTCTCATGTCTTTACACCTACTCTGTCCGATCTGACTGAGCAATTGGCAAATCTTGAATCCGAAGAAGAGCTATCTACAACTCCAATAGCTCAAAACACACCTTCAGAAAGTCTGGCATCACAGCAGTTGGATTCTTACCATGACACTATGAGGAAACAATGTAAAAGGCTCCATTCTTGGCCATCCAGAGAAGTGGATACTGCATTTGATAACGAGGAGCTGCAGGGAGGATTTGAATCGAATTCTATCCCGCGAATGAAGGCATTGGAGAGCACTGCAGCTTTATCACTAGCTACTTTTACTTCATTGATTATTGAGTTTGTGGCTAGGCTTGATCATCTGGTTGAAGCAGTTGATGAACTTTCCAAGTTGGCGAAATTCAAATATGAGATTCTCTGA